A single region of the Motilibacter peucedani genome encodes:
- a CDS encoding DeoR/GlpR family DNA-binding transcription regulator produces MRARTALVDRVDAQAAVAALAASLVRDGDSIAVGAGPATVALSRVLAEREELSVVTNSVPVAQELSGHRGIDVFITGGSVRGPRQAVLGLPGDQTLTGMRTTLAFVGGDGVTVERGLSTAEVLGAPTDRALVATAAAVVVLADSASLGVESTVQIVGLHEMTHLVTDAGADPRAVERFRRAGVQVLLAR; encoded by the coding sequence GTGAGGGCGCGGACGGCGCTCGTCGACCGCGTCGACGCGCAGGCGGCCGTCGCGGCGCTGGCGGCCTCGCTCGTGCGCGACGGCGACAGCATCGCGGTCGGCGCCGGGCCCGCGACCGTGGCGCTCTCCCGCGTCCTCGCCGAGCGGGAGGAGCTCTCCGTCGTCACCAACTCGGTGCCCGTCGCCCAGGAGCTGTCCGGCCACCGCGGCATCGACGTCTTCATCACCGGCGGCAGCGTGCGCGGACCGCGGCAGGCCGTCCTCGGGCTGCCCGGCGACCAGACCCTGACGGGCATGCGCACGACGCTGGCCTTCGTCGGCGGCGACGGGGTGACCGTCGAGCGCGGGCTCTCGACCGCCGAGGTGCTGGGCGCACCGACCGACCGCGCCCTGGTCGCGACCGCCGCGGCCGTGGTCGTGCTCGCCGACTCCGCCTCGCTGGGGGTCGAGTCGACCGTGCAGATCGTCGGCCTGCACGAGATGACGCACCTGGTCACCGACGCCGGCGCCGACCCCCGGGCCGTGGAGCGGTTCCGGCGGGCCGGCGTCCAGGTGCTGCTCGCGCGCTGA
- a CDS encoding DNA repair helicase XPB, whose product MTDGPLIVQSDKTLLLEIDHDDSPAARRAIAPFAELERAPEHVHTYRVTPLGLWNARAAGHDAEQVVDTLLRYSRYAVPHSLLVDIADTMDRYGRLTLEKHPVHGLVLHTTDRPVLEEVLRSKKVAPLVGERVDPDTVVVHPSERGHMKQVLLKLGWPAEDLAGYVDGEAHPIELAQDGWTLRPYQQEAVDGFWHGGSGVVVLPCGAGKTLVGAAAMAQAKATTLILVTNTVSARQWRHELLKRTSLTEDEIGEYSGSKKEIRPVTIATYQVLTTKRKGVYQHLEVFDARDWGLVVYDEVHLLPAPVFRFTADIQARRRIGLTATLVREDGREGDVFSLIGPKRYDAPWKDIESQGYIAPADCVEVRVTLSEHERLTYATAEPEERYRLCSTTATKARLVERLTELHEGERILVIGQYIDQLDDLGNRLDAPVIKGETTVKERERLFEAFRSGEITTLVVSKVANFSIDLPEAAVAIQVSGTFGSRQEEAQRLGRVLRPKSDRRAARFYSVVARDTVDQDFAAHRQRFLAEQGYAYRILDADDILAGGTADAAE is encoded by the coding sequence GTGACCGACGGCCCGCTCATCGTCCAGTCGGACAAGACCCTGCTGCTCGAGATCGACCACGACGACTCCCCCGCTGCGCGCCGCGCCATCGCCCCGTTCGCCGAGCTCGAGCGCGCCCCCGAGCACGTGCACACCTACCGCGTCACCCCGCTCGGGCTCTGGAACGCGCGTGCCGCCGGCCACGACGCCGAGCAGGTCGTCGACACGCTGCTGCGCTACAGCCGCTACGCGGTGCCCCACTCCCTGCTGGTCGACATCGCCGACACGATGGACCGGTACGGCCGCCTCACGCTCGAGAAGCACCCCGTCCACGGGCTGGTGCTGCACACCACCGACCGGCCGGTGCTCGAGGAGGTGCTGCGCTCGAAGAAGGTGGCGCCGCTGGTCGGCGAGCGGGTCGACCCCGACACCGTGGTCGTGCACCCGAGCGAGCGCGGCCACATGAAGCAGGTGCTGCTCAAGCTGGGCTGGCCCGCCGAGGACCTCGCGGGCTACGTCGACGGCGAGGCCCACCCGATCGAGCTCGCGCAGGACGGCTGGACGCTGCGGCCCTACCAGCAGGAGGCCGTCGACGGCTTCTGGCACGGCGGCTCCGGCGTGGTGGTCCTCCCCTGCGGCGCGGGCAAGACGCTGGTCGGCGCGGCCGCGATGGCGCAGGCCAAGGCGACCACGCTGATCCTCGTCACCAACACCGTCTCGGCGCGCCAGTGGCGCCACGAGCTGCTCAAGCGCACCTCGCTGACCGAGGACGAGATCGGCGAGTACAGCGGCTCCAAGAAGGAGATCCGCCCGGTCACCATCGCGACCTACCAGGTGCTGACGACCAAGCGGAAGGGCGTCTACCAGCACCTCGAGGTGTTCGACGCTCGCGACTGGGGCCTGGTCGTCTACGACGAGGTGCACCTGCTGCCGGCGCCGGTCTTCCGCTTCACCGCCGACATCCAGGCCCGCCGCCGGATCGGCCTGACCGCGACGCTGGTGCGCGAGGACGGCCGGGAGGGCGACGTCTTCTCGCTGATCGGGCCCAAGCGCTACGACGCGCCGTGGAAGGACATCGAGTCGCAGGGCTACATCGCGCCCGCCGACTGCGTCGAGGTACGCGTGACGCTCAGCGAGCACGAGCGGCTGACCTACGCGACGGCCGAGCCGGAGGAGCGCTACCGCCTCTGCTCGACCACGGCGACGAAGGCGCGGCTCGTCGAGCGGCTCACCGAGCTGCACGAGGGCGAGCGGATCCTCGTCATCGGGCAGTACATCGACCAGCTCGACGACCTCGGCAACCGCCTCGACGCCCCGGTGATCAAGGGCGAGACGACGGTGAAGGAGCGCGAGCGGCTGTTCGAGGCCTTCCGGAGCGGCGAGATCACCACCCTGGTCGTCAGCAAGGTCGCGAACTTCTCGATCGACCTGCCGGAGGCGGCCGTCGCGATCCAGGTGTCCGGCACCTTCGGCTCGCGCCAGGAGGAGGCCCAGCGCCTGGGCCGCGTCCTGCGCCCGAAGTCCGACCGCCGCGCGGCGCGCTTCTACTCGGTCGTCGCCCGCGACACCGTCGACCAGGACTTCGCGGCCCACCGGCAGCGCTTCCTGGCCGAGCAGGGCTACGCCTACCGCATCCTCGACGCAGACGACATCCTCGCCGGAGGCACGGCCGACGCGGCGGAGTGA
- a CDS encoding GNAT family N-acetyltransferase — MTSDTLATTYAAVRGAVVDPALRDALVDVWVEGVNGGGAVGFLAPVTAADVAPVLEHKLASVLAGDYTLVVLSGPDGPVGLAFLERVYKPHMRHWATVTCVVVTPALQGRGLGRRLMEAVHETARAEGLEALRLAARDGHGLHEFYARLGYVEIGRFPDAIRVAPGDERDELLFWRRL, encoded by the coding sequence ATGACCTCCGACACCCTCGCCACGACGTACGCGGCGGTGCGCGGCGCTGTCGTCGACCCCGCGCTGCGCGACGCGCTGGTGGACGTCTGGGTCGAGGGCGTCAACGGCGGCGGAGCGGTCGGCTTCCTGGCGCCGGTGACGGCCGCGGACGTGGCGCCGGTCCTCGAGCACAAGCTCGCGTCCGTGCTGGCCGGCGACTACACGCTGGTGGTGCTGTCGGGGCCTGACGGGCCGGTCGGCCTCGCCTTCCTCGAGCGCGTCTACAAGCCGCACATGCGCCACTGGGCGACGGTCACGTGCGTGGTCGTCACGCCGGCGCTGCAGGGCCGCGGGCTCGGCCGGCGGCTGATGGAGGCGGTGCACGAGACGGCCCGCGCCGAGGGGCTGGAGGCGCTGAGACTGGCGGCGCGCGACGGGCACGGGCTGCACGAGTTCTACGCGAGGCTGGGCTACGTCGAGATCGGGCGCTTCCCGGACGCCATCCGGGTGGCTCCCGGCGACGAGCGCGACGAGCTGCTCTTCTGGCGGCGACTCTGA
- the arfB gene encoding alternative ribosome rescue aminoacyl-tRNA hydrolase ArfB, with translation MSAPLRVTSRVEIPPGELAWRFSRSSGPGGQGVNTTDSRVELSFDVARSPSLPPHLRARALERLADRLVDGVLTLSASEHRSQLRNRDAAQQRLASLLRDALAPPAAPRRPTRPTLGSQRRRVEAKKQRGETKRLRRSHDD, from the coding sequence CTGAGCGCGCCGCTGCGGGTCACCAGCCGGGTGGAGATCCCGCCCGGCGAGCTGGCGTGGCGGTTCTCCCGCTCGAGCGGACCGGGCGGCCAGGGCGTCAACACGACCGACTCGCGGGTCGAGCTCTCCTTCGACGTCGCGCGCTCGCCCTCGCTGCCCCCGCACCTGCGCGCCCGCGCCCTCGAGCGGCTCGCCGACCGGCTGGTCGACGGCGTGCTCACCCTGTCGGCGTCTGAGCACCGCTCACAGCTGCGCAACCGCGACGCGGCCCAGCAGCGGCTCGCCTCGCTGCTGCGCGACGCGCTCGCCCCGCCCGCCGCGCCCCGCCGGCCCACCCGGCCGACCCTGGGCTCCCAGCGCCGGCGCGTCGAGGCCAAGAAGCAGCGCGGCGAGACCAAGCGCCTGCGCCGCTCTCACGACGACTGA
- a CDS encoding helicase-associated domain-containing protein, translating into MTDRGAPVRSLADDLRARDDAALAALLRARPDLLGPVPADVGALATRATSAPSVARALDRLDLAGLQVVEVLATLPEPTTAAEVTARWGADARAVLAVLREQALVWGEGDEVRLVRAVRTAVREPAGLGPPVETLLTGASPEAVASLVRALGASTTGDVTRDAAAVAAVLSDAAALDALLAGAPPGAREALARLEWGPPAGALPSARRQVDPGSARTPVEWLLAHGLLVPTGPETVTLPLEVALHLRGGRVHADPAPVPPALATTERGVRSAEQAAAQAAYDLVRRCEDLLESWGLAPPAVLRQGGLSVRDLKRTAVALDVDEPTAALVVETAHSAGLFGPSLEGDEWLPGPAYDTWLAQPVERRWAVLAQAWLASTRVASLAGARDERDKPLNALGPGLDRALAPDLRTSVLTALADVGAGLAVERDSLLARLTWHRPRRAGRSRDALVGWTLAEAEVLGVTGRGALSAAGRRLLDSDEDAVAAALAPGLPEPSTEILLQADLTVVAPGPLVPALAREIALMADVESTGGATVYRLTADSVRRALDAGRSSGELLELLTTHSRTPVPQPLAYLLEDVARRHGRVRVGTASAYLRCDDPAVLTELVADRRAAQLRLRRLAPTVLAAQAPVDMVLERLRSLGLAPAAESAEGEVVVRRPDSRRSPHRPRPPRLVGEPPAPPDGTLAAAVRAVRAGDRAAASVRRDPRLPASSFGVPRVATAEVVALLRQAVQQQVPVVIGYVNAEASATERVVEPMSVEGGYVTAFDHLTDSVRTFAVARITGIAPAANAPA; encoded by the coding sequence GTGACCGACCGCGGGGCTCCCGTGCGCAGCCTGGCCGACGACCTGCGGGCGCGCGACGACGCCGCGCTCGCCGCGCTGCTGCGGGCCCGTCCCGACCTGCTCGGCCCGGTGCCCGCCGACGTCGGCGCGCTCGCGACCCGCGCCACCAGCGCGCCGAGCGTGGCGCGCGCCCTCGACCGGCTCGACCTCGCCGGCCTCCAGGTGGTCGAGGTGCTGGCGACGCTGCCCGAGCCCACGACGGCGGCCGAGGTGACCGCGCGCTGGGGCGCCGACGCCCGTGCCGTGCTGGCGGTGCTGCGCGAGCAGGCGCTGGTGTGGGGCGAGGGCGACGAGGTACGCCTGGTGCGCGCCGTCCGCACCGCCGTCCGCGAGCCGGCCGGGCTCGGCCCGCCGGTCGAGACGCTGCTCACCGGCGCGTCGCCGGAGGCCGTCGCGTCGCTGGTGCGTGCGCTCGGGGCCTCCACCACCGGCGACGTCACCCGTGACGCGGCCGCGGTCGCCGCCGTCCTCTCCGACGCCGCAGCTCTCGACGCGCTGCTCGCCGGCGCCCCGCCCGGCGCCCGCGAGGCGCTCGCCCGCCTCGAGTGGGGGCCGCCGGCCGGAGCGCTGCCCTCGGCCCGCCGCCAGGTCGACCCCGGCTCGGCCCGCACGCCGGTCGAGTGGCTGCTCGCCCACGGCCTGCTCGTGCCGACGGGCCCCGAGACGGTGACCCTCCCGCTCGAGGTCGCGCTGCACCTGCGCGGCGGCCGCGTCCACGCCGATCCGGCGCCGGTGCCCCCGGCCCTCGCGACCACCGAGCGCGGCGTGCGCTCGGCCGAGCAGGCGGCCGCGCAGGCCGCCTACGACCTCGTGCGCCGGTGCGAGGACCTGCTCGAGTCCTGGGGGCTGGCCCCGCCTGCGGTCCTGCGGCAGGGCGGGCTCAGCGTCCGCGACCTGAAGCGCACGGCGGTCGCGCTCGACGTCGACGAGCCGACCGCCGCGCTGGTCGTCGAGACCGCGCACTCGGCCGGCCTGTTCGGCCCGAGCCTCGAGGGCGACGAGTGGCTGCCCGGCCCCGCCTACGACACCTGGCTCGCGCAGCCCGTCGAGCGCCGCTGGGCCGTCCTCGCGCAGGCGTGGCTCGCATCGACGCGGGTGGCGTCCCTCGCCGGGGCCCGCGACGAGCGCGACAAGCCGCTCAACGCCCTCGGGCCCGGCCTCGACCGCGCGCTCGCGCCCGACCTGCGCACCTCGGTCCTGACCGCTCTCGCGGACGTCGGGGCCGGACTGGCGGTCGAGCGCGACAGCCTGCTGGCCCGGCTGACCTGGCACCGTCCCCGCCGGGCCGGGCGCTCGCGCGACGCGCTGGTGGGCTGGACCCTGGCCGAGGCGGAGGTGCTCGGCGTCACCGGCCGCGGCGCCCTCTCCGCGGCCGGGCGGCGGCTGCTCGACTCCGACGAGGACGCCGTCGCCGCGGCGCTCGCGCCGGGGCTGCCCGAGCCGAGCACCGAGATCCTGCTCCAGGCCGACCTCACCGTCGTCGCTCCCGGTCCGCTCGTGCCGGCGCTGGCCCGCGAGATCGCCCTGATGGCCGACGTCGAGAGCACCGGCGGCGCCACGGTCTACCGGCTGACCGCCGACTCCGTGCGCCGCGCGCTCGACGCCGGGCGCAGCTCCGGCGAGCTGCTCGAGCTGCTCACCACCCACTCGCGCACCCCCGTGCCCCAGCCGCTCGCGTACCTGCTCGAGGACGTCGCCCGCCGCCACGGCCGCGTACGCGTCGGCACCGCCTCTGCGTACCTGCGCTGCGACGACCCCGCCGTCCTCACCGAGCTCGTCGCCGACCGGCGCGCGGCCCAGCTGCGGCTGCGCCGGCTGGCGCCGACCGTCCTGGCCGCGCAGGCACCGGTCGACATGGTGCTCGAGCGCCTGCGCTCGCTCGGCCTGGCGCCGGCGGCCGAGTCCGCCGAGGGCGAGGTGGTCGTCCGCCGCCCTGACTCACGCCGCAGCCCCCACCGCCCGCGGCCTCCGCGCCTGGTCGGCGAGCCCCCCGCCCCGCCGGACGGGACGCTGGCCGCGGCGGTCCGGGCCGTACGCGCCGGTGACCGCGCCGCCGCGAGCGTGCGCCGCGACCCCCGGCTGCCCGCGTCGAGCTTCGGCGTGCCGCGCGTCGCCACCGCCGAGGTCGTGGCGCTGCTGCGCCAGGCGGTGCAGCAGCAGGTGCCCGTCGTCATCGGCTACGTCAACGCCGAGGCGTCGGCCACCGAGCGCGTGGTCGAGCCGATGAGCGTCGAGGGCGGCTACGTCACGGCCTTCGACCACCTCACCGACTCGGTGCGCACCTTTGCCGTGGCCCGCATCACCGGCATCGCCCCTGCTGCCAACGCCCCGGCCTGA
- a CDS encoding cold-shock protein, with protein sequence MPTGKVKWYDTDKGFGFATSDDGGDVFVHASALPAGATALKPGQRIEFGVAQGNRGTQAMAVRLLDAPPSLAKAARRKPDDLVPIVEDVIRLLDRVGEGLRRGRYPERAAGAKLAAVLRAVADDLEA encoded by the coding sequence GTGCCGACCGGCAAGGTGAAGTGGTACGACACGGACAAGGGCTTCGGCTTCGCCACCAGCGACGACGGCGGCGACGTCTTCGTGCACGCCTCCGCGCTCCCGGCGGGCGCGACGGCGCTCAAGCCGGGCCAGCGCATCGAGTTCGGCGTCGCGCAGGGCAACCGCGGCACCCAGGCGATGGCCGTCCGGCTGCTGGACGCGCCCCCCTCGCTCGCGAAGGCCGCGCGCCGCAAGCCCGACGACCTCGTGCCGATCGTGGAGGACGTCATCCGCCTGCTCGACCGGGTGGGCGAGGGCCTGCGCCGCGGGCGCTACCCCGAGCGTGCCGCCGGCGCCAAGCTGGCCGCCGTCCTCCGCGCCGTCGCCGACGACCTGGAGGCGTGA